In the Pristiophorus japonicus isolate sPriJap1 chromosome 5, sPriJap1.hap1, whole genome shotgun sequence genome, one interval contains:
- the htr5ab gene encoding 5-hydroxytryptamine (serotonin) receptor 5A, genome duplicate b: protein MDFTNTTPWNNQSGGPGELEPRRVSIFSILILTLLAILVLATFLWNVLVLITILRVRTFHRVPHNLVASMAMSDVMVAALVMPLSLVRELNGRRWRLGKALCQVWISFDVLCCTASIWNVTAIALDRYWSITRHLEYTLKTRKKISNIMIVLTWALSAVISLSPLFGWGQTYSEQEEQCQVIQEPSYTIFSTFGAFYLPLCVVLFVYWKIYKAAKFRIGSRRTNTITPMPEVVEVKEASHQPEMVFTVRHATVTFQTDGDTWREQKEKKAALMVGILIGVFVLCWIPFFITELINPLCSCDIPPVWKSIFLWLGYSNSFFNPLIYTAFNKNYNNAFRNLFSRQR, encoded by the exons ATGGACTTTACCAACACCACGCCGTGGAACAACCAAAGCGGGGGACCGGGCGAGTTGGAGCCCAGACGCGTTTCCATTTTCAGCATTCTCATCTTGACTTTACTGGCGATCCTGGTGCTGGCCACCTTTCTGTGGAACGTCTTGGTTCTGATCACCATCTTGCGGGTCAGGACTTTCCATCGCGTGCCTCACAACCTGGTCGCCTCCATGGCCATGTCGGATGTGATGGTAGCCGCCCTGGTCATGCCGCTCAGCCTGGTCCGCGAACTCAACGGCAGGCGCTGGAGGCTGGGGAAGGCGCTGTGCCAGGTCTGGATCTCCTTCGATGTGCTCTGCTGCACGGCCAGCATCTGGAACGTCACGGCCATCGCCCTGGACCGCTACTGGTCCATCACCAGACACTTGGAGTACACCCTGAAAACCAGGAAGAAGATCTCCAATATCATGATCGTCCTGACCTGGGCGCTGTCGGCCGtcatctccctctcgcccctctTCGGCTGGGGCCAGACCTACTCCGAGCAGGAGGAGCAGTGCCAAGTCATCCAGGAGCCGTCCTACACCATCTTCTCCACCTTCGGAGCCTTCTACCTCCCGCTCTGCGTGGTCCTTTTTGTGTACTGGAAAATTTACAAAGCTGCCAAGTTCCGAATCGGTTCCCGCAGGACCAACACGATTACACCAATGCCCGAAGTGGTAGAG GTGAAGGAGGCGTCCCACCAACCCGAGATGGTCTTCACGGTCCGCCATGCCACCGTCACCTTCCAGACGGACGGCGACACTTGGCGGGAGCAGAAGGAGAAGAAGGCGGCGCTGATGGTGGGCATCCTGATCGGGGTGTTCGTGCTGTGCTGGATCCCCTTCTTCATCACCGAGCTCATCAACCCGCTGTGCTCCTGTGACATCCCCCCGGTCTGGAAGAGCATCTTCCTCTGGCTTGGCTACTCCAACTCCTTCTTCAACCCGCTTATCTACACCGCCTTCAACAAGAACTATAACAACGCCTTCAGGAACCTCTTCTCCAGGCAGCGCTGA